A genomic window from Bradyrhizobium lupini includes:
- a CDS encoding SMP-30/gluconolactonase/LRE family protein yields the protein MEQVPTSVLSDDPCHLGEGPTYDVTTDTAWWFDIREGRLFEAQLGSGSIRVHALGRMASALGRIDAERQLIVAEDGLYIRKIADGAMRLLCPLEADNPATRSNDARVHPSGTFWIGTMGRKAEAGAGAIYAFHHGEISMLFPRISIPNSICFSPDGATGYFADTARAVLYAVPLNPVTGLPRGEPEVLLRHTGVGGLDGSVCDADGQIWNACWGASRIDVYSPQGERLRSLSVPAKQASCPAFVGPGLSRLLVTSAWQDMDAAARAADPQAGYTFLLEATARGRAEPDVKLA from the coding sequence ATGGAACAGGTGCCGACCTCGGTTCTTTCGGACGATCCTTGCCATCTCGGCGAGGGGCCGACCTATGACGTGACCACGGACACCGCCTGGTGGTTCGATATCCGGGAGGGGCGACTGTTCGAGGCGCAGCTCGGCAGCGGCAGCATTCGCGTTCATGCGCTGGGCCGGATGGCGAGCGCGCTTGGGCGGATCGATGCCGAAAGGCAGTTGATCGTCGCGGAAGACGGCCTCTATATCCGCAAAATTGCCGACGGCGCGATGAGGCTGCTCTGTCCGCTTGAAGCCGACAATCCAGCGACCCGCTCCAACGATGCCCGCGTGCATCCCTCCGGCACGTTCTGGATCGGCACTATGGGCCGGAAGGCGGAAGCAGGGGCAGGCGCGATCTACGCGTTCCATCACGGCGAGATATCGATGCTGTTTCCGCGCATCAGCATTCCCAACTCGATCTGCTTCTCGCCCGATGGCGCCACGGGCTACTTCGCCGACACGGCGCGCGCGGTGCTCTACGCGGTGCCGCTCAATCCCGTCACCGGCCTGCCGCGCGGCGAGCCGGAGGTGCTGCTGCGCCACACCGGCGTTGGCGGCCTCGACGGTTCGGTGTGCGATGCCGACGGGCAGATTTGGAACGCGTGCTGGGGCGCGAGCCGCATCGACGTCTACTCTCCGCAAGGCGAACGCCTGCGTTCGCTGAGCGTGCCGGCAAAGCAGGCGAGCTGCCCCGCTTTTGTCGGCCCTGGTCTGTCGCGTCTCCTCGTCACCTCGGCCTGGCAGGACATGGATGCGGCGGCGCGTGCCGCCGATCCGCAAGCCGGCTACACCTTCCTGTTGGAGGCCACCGCGCGCGGTCGCGCGGAGCCTGACGTCAAGCTCGCATAG
- the chvE gene encoding multiple monosaccharide ABC transporter substrate-binding protein, producing MLKLKTTFLALALAGAATMAAGVTASAQDKATVGIAMPTKSSARWIDDGNNMVKVLKERGYNTDLQYAEDDIPNQLSQVENMVTKGAKALVIAAIDGTTLSDVLKQAKAKGITVIAYDRLIRGTPNVDYYATFDNFQVGVLQAESIVQGLGLKDGKGPFNIELFGGSPDDNNAYFFYNGAMSVLKPYIDSGKLVVVSGQMGMDKVATLRWDGATAQARMDNLLSAYYGNKKVNAVLSPYDGLSIGIISSLKGVGYGSAGQPMPVISGQDAEVPSIKAMLRGDQYSTIFKDTRDLAKVTADMVDAALAGKQVTVNDTKTYENGAKTVPSYLLKPVVVYKDNWEKVLVESGYYKKAQFQ from the coding sequence ATGTTGAAACTGAAGACGACCTTCCTCGCGCTGGCGCTGGCCGGCGCTGCGACGATGGCCGCGGGCGTCACCGCCTCGGCCCAGGACAAAGCAACAGTCGGCATCGCCATGCCGACCAAATCGTCGGCGCGCTGGATCGACGATGGCAACAACATGGTCAAGGTGCTGAAGGAGCGCGGCTACAACACCGACCTGCAATATGCCGAGGACGACATTCCGAACCAGCTCTCGCAGGTCGAGAACATGGTGACCAAGGGCGCGAAAGCGCTGGTGATCGCCGCGATCGACGGCACCACGCTGTCCGACGTGCTCAAGCAGGCGAAAGCAAAAGGCATCACCGTGATCGCCTATGACCGCCTGATCCGCGGCACGCCGAACGTCGACTATTACGCGACCTTCGACAATTTCCAGGTTGGCGTGCTCCAGGCCGAATCGATCGTGCAGGGCCTCGGTCTTAAGGACGGCAAGGGCCCGTTCAACATCGAGCTGTTCGGCGGCTCGCCCGACGACAACAACGCCTACTTCTTCTACAACGGCGCGATGAGCGTTCTGAAGCCGTACATCGACAGCGGCAAGCTCGTCGTCGTCTCCGGCCAGATGGGCATGGACAAGGTCGCGACCTTGCGCTGGGACGGCGCCACCGCGCAGGCCCGCATGGACAATCTGCTCAGCGCCTACTACGGCAACAAGAAGGTCAACGCGGTGCTGTCGCCGTATGACGGCCTGTCGATCGGCATCATCTCCTCGCTGAAGGGCGTCGGTTATGGCAGCGCCGGCCAGCCGATGCCTGTCATCTCGGGCCAGGATGCCGAAGTGCCCTCGATCAAGGCGATGCTGCGCGGCGACCAGTATTCGACCATCTTCAAGGACACCCGCGATCTCGCCAAGGTGACCGCCGACATGGTCGACGCTGCGCTTGCCGGCAAGCAGGTCACCGTCAACGACACCAAGACCTACGAGAACGGCGCCAAGACCGTGCCGTCCTATCTGCTCAAGCCGGTCGTGGTCTACAAGGACAATTGGGAGAAAGTCCTGGTCGAGAGCGGCTACTACAAG
- a CDS encoding aldose epimerase family protein, translating to MAGSKTERDVFGTLPDGLKVDRIVLRGEGGFEARIITHGAVLQALIAPDGKGGYDDVVLGHDGFAGYLAERKFFGATVGRYANRIANGQFSLDGETVQLPVNNGPNALHGGLDGFDRKLWDIAEVDDGAEPAVTLTYTSSHGEENYPGRLDVRLTYRVTGPAELSLIMEARTDRPTIVNLTNHSFFNLEGATSGTPILDHKLTVAAGHFLAIDPTAIPLPEPPRSVAGTPFDFREPRPIGERIRESDQQLRNGRGYDHTYCLARDGKLSLAARLEAPRSGRIMELFTDQPGLQVYSGNYLDGTISGKGGKLYRQSDAMCLEPHIWPDAPNRPDFPSPRLAPGEVYRHHTVYRFAVRTS from the coding sequence CGCGCATCATCACCCATGGTGCAGTCTTGCAGGCCTTGATCGCGCCGGACGGCAAGGGCGGCTACGACGACGTCGTGCTCGGCCATGATGGGTTTGCCGGCTATCTCGCCGAACGAAAGTTCTTCGGCGCCACCGTCGGCCGCTACGCCAATCGCATCGCCAACGGACAATTTTCGCTGGACGGCGAGACGGTGCAGCTTCCCGTCAACAACGGTCCGAATGCGCTGCATGGCGGCCTCGACGGCTTCGACCGCAAGCTCTGGGACATTGCGGAGGTCGACGATGGCGCCGAGCCCGCGGTCACGCTGACCTACACGAGCTCGCATGGCGAGGAAAACTATCCCGGTCGGCTCGATGTGCGCCTGACCTATCGTGTTACCGGCCCGGCTGAGCTATCCCTGATCATGGAGGCGCGGACCGACCGGCCGACCATCGTCAACCTGACCAACCACAGCTTCTTCAATCTGGAGGGCGCGACATCAGGCACGCCCATTCTCGATCACAAGCTGACGGTCGCGGCCGGGCATTTCCTCGCGATCGACCCCACGGCCATTCCGTTGCCGGAGCCGCCGCGCAGCGTTGCCGGCACGCCGTTCGATTTCCGGGAGCCTCGGCCGATCGGCGAGCGCATCCGCGAGAGCGACCAGCAATTGCGCAACGGCAGGGGCTACGACCATACCTACTGTCTCGCGCGCGACGGTAAGCTCAGTCTCGCGGCGCGACTGGAGGCGCCGCGCTCGGGGCGCATCATGGAGCTGTTCACCGATCAGCCCGGTCTGCAGGTCTATTCGGGCAATTATCTCGACGGCACGATTTCGGGCAAGGGCGGCAAGCTCTACCGGCAGTCGGACGCGATGTGCCTGGAGCCGCATATCTGGCCGGACGCACCGAACCGGCCGGATTTCCCGAGCCCGCGCCTAGCGCCCGGCGAGGTCTATCGCCATCATACGGTCTATCGCTTTGCGGTGAGGACGTCCTGA